A single genomic interval of Bacteroidales bacterium harbors:
- a CDS encoding TonB-dependent receptor yields MKTKYYIERINKITKSIFMMILMLLSLSSFAGEPTDGGTESIKITGTVYDKDDKVSLPYATIVLYNKSDSTFVQGTVADYEGNFTLNKIIGGEYYIEIKFLGYDKKIIRDINIKKGTKNIKLGTILINKAAENIEEVEILGEKDAVEYKLDKKVINVGKKAVAAGGTVVDALENTPSIQVDVEGNVLLRGSSNFTVLIDGKPTALSGNDALKGMPASTVETIEIITNPSVKYDPDGTAGIINIIMKKGYQTGVNGIVNASIGTRLKHSGDFTLNYRTDKVNYFISGNYSDRPSYPTTNFFNETDINDTIRFVSQDADRLQRNKSYNIKAGADFYLNDINTLTFSGEYGFWGFYMEMDSKVHEYKVPATSDIFKNTETDLTIGGNYINGSMIFDHDFAKDHDLVTTFTYSTWDGTNSTDVNEQNTDDTWLNPFDPYRYESIRNDLNQDLRFKTDYTQPIGEKSKIEAGLQARYFTLESSYSLMNMDYENNIWVDNTQFQNEMDFTRIINSAYGTFSSSFKDFQYKLGIRGEYTDRLLHVLTSDDKYELKRFDYFPSVHISKQLKKGQQFQASYSRRINRPQPWNLNPFPIFSDSYITQGGNPELLPEYTDSYELNYMKRFKIGFVSFEGFYRQTNNKYDMNLNLQDDGIISIKTTNLDRSFAYGTELSGNFGFTKWLNLYASANLYSYNIEGDIVTEFADVKSFRYDFVLNAKISFTKTTQLQLTGFYNAPTITSQGLRSEMYGMNAAVSQSFFKRRLSVTLRGRNILNTMKFSFNAESPGLKTGFNYNMEYPVIMLNISYKINNYKKRRNDPDTETNFGGGVL; encoded by the coding sequence ATGAAAACAAAATATTATATTGAACGAATAAATAAAATTACGAAAAGCATTTTTATGATGATATTAATGCTTTTATCTTTAAGTAGTTTTGCCGGTGAACCAACTGACGGAGGAACGGAAAGTATCAAAATTACCGGAACCGTTTATGACAAAGACGATAAAGTGTCTTTGCCTTATGCAACAATTGTATTATATAATAAATCCGATTCAACTTTTGTTCAAGGAACAGTTGCGGATTATGAAGGTAATTTTACTTTGAATAAAATTATCGGAGGAGAATACTATATTGAAATTAAATTCTTAGGGTATGATAAAAAGATCATTCGTGATATTAATATTAAAAAAGGAACTAAAAATATTAAGCTCGGAACAATATTAATTAATAAAGCAGCTGAGAATATTGAAGAAGTAGAAATTCTCGGAGAAAAAGATGCTGTTGAATACAAACTGGATAAAAAAGTTATAAATGTCGGAAAGAAGGCTGTAGCAGCCGGTGGAACAGTAGTTGATGCACTGGAAAATACACCTTCAATTCAAGTTGATGTTGAAGGAAATGTATTACTTAGAGGCAGTTCAAATTTTACAGTATTAATTGACGGAAAACCGACAGCTCTTTCCGGAAATGATGCACTAAAAGGAATGCCTGCTTCAACAGTTGAAACTATTGAGATTATCACTAATCCCTCAGTGAAATATGATCCCGACGGTACAGCCGGAATTATTAATATCATTATGAAAAAAGGTTACCAAACCGGTGTAAACGGAATTGTAAATGCTTCAATTGGTACAAGGCTTAAACATTCCGGAGATTTCACTTTAAATTACAGAACAGATAAAGTTAATTATTTCATCAGCGGTAATTATTCTGATCGTCCGAGTTATCCGACAACTAATTTCTTTAACGAAACTGATATTAATGATACAATCAGATTTGTTTCACAAGACGCAGACAGATTACAAAGAAATAAATCCTATAATATAAAAGCCGGTGCAGACTTTTATTTGAATGATATAAATACATTAACTTTTTCGGGAGAATACGGTTTTTGGGGATTTTACATGGAAATGGATTCGAAAGTACATGAATATAAAGTTCCTGCTACTTCAGATATTTTCAAAAATACTGAAACGGATTTGACTATCGGCGGAAATTATATTAACGGAAGTATGATATTTGATCATGATTTTGCAAAAGATCATGACTTGGTTACAACTTTTACTTATTCAACATGGGACGGTACTAATTCTACTGATGTTAATGAACAGAATACTGATGATACATGGCTTAATCCTTTTGATCCGTATCGTTATGAATCAATTAGAAATGATTTAAATCAAGATTTAAGGTTTAAAACAGATTATACACAACCAATAGGAGAAAAAAGTAAAATTGAAGCCGGTTTACAGGCAAGATATTTTACTTTGGAATCTTCTTACTCATTAATGAATATGGATTATGAAAATAATATTTGGGTAGATAACACTCAATTTCAGAATGAAATGGATTTTACTCGAATAATTAATTCGGCTTACGGTACATTCTCAAGTTCTTTTAAAGATTTCCAATATAAATTAGGTATCAGAGGAGAATATACCGACAGATTATTGCATGTTTTAACAAGTGATGATAAGTATGAATTGAAGCGTTTTGATTATTTCCCGTCAGTTCATATTTCCAAACAGCTGAAAAAAGGACAACAATTTCAGGCAAGTTACAGCAGAAGAATTAACAGACCGCAACCATGGAATTTGAATCCTTTTCCAATATTTTCCGACAGCTATATTACTCAAGGCGGAAATCCTGAATTATTACCCGAATATACAGATTCATACGAGTTAAATTATATGAAACGTTTTAAAATCGGATTTGTATCATTTGAAGGATTTTACCGACAAACTAATAATAAATATGATATGAATTTGAATTTACAAGATGACGGTATAATTAGTATTAAAACAACAAATCTTGACAGAAGTTTTGCCTATGGAACTGAATTATCGGGAAATTTTGGATTTACAAAGTGGTTAAATTTATATGCAAGTGCAAATCTTTACAGTTATAATATTGAAGGTGACATTGTTACAGAATTTGCAGATGTTAAAAGTTTCAGATATGATTTTGTTTTAAACGCAAAAATATCTTTTACAAAAACAACTCAACTGCAATTAACAGGATTTTATAATGCACCCACAATCACATCTCAAGGATTAAGGAGTGAAATGTACGGAATGAATGCCGCTGTCAGTCAATCCTTTTTTAAACGCAGATTATCAGTTACTTTGAGAGGGCGTAATATTTTAAATACAATGAAATTCAGTTTTAATGCAGAAAGCCCCGGTTTAAAGACCGGCTTTAATTATAATATGGAATATCCGGTAATTATGCTCAACATAAGCTATAAGATAAATAACTATAAGAAACGCAGAAATGATCCTGATACTGAAACAAATTTCGGCGGCGGAGTTTTATAA